The Gemmatimonadales bacterium genome segment CGCTAGGCAGTCTGCTGCACGTCGCCCGGATGCACTACTACCGGGGCCAGGCTGGTCTGCCGGCTCTCGATCCGGTGGAGGCGATGCGCCAGGCGCCGGGCCGGATCGCGTGGGTGTTCGATCGCGCGCGGCGGATCTGGGAGGGCTACGCGAAGTGGGCGCCGGTCGCCGACCGATTCAAGGTGCTGTCGGTCGAGGAGGAGTACGAGATCCGGATCGGCGGCAACCTGTTCACGGCGCGGCTGGATCTCGTGTACCAGGGCACCGACGGGCGGGTCTGGATCGACGACCTCAAGAGCACCGGCGGCAACGTGGAGAAGCACCACTACGAGTGGGATCACGCGGGCCAGATGGCGATGATCGACGTGCTGGGGCGGGCGGTGCTGCCGGCGGTGTTTGGCGTGCCGTACGGCGGGATCACGATCACGTCGATCTGCACCGCGAGCACGTTCGCGGCGGCGCGGGCGCCGCTGCAGATCGCGCCCGCCTGGCGCGCGAGCGTGCTGGAAGCCGCGCGCGAGGGTCTGGCCGCGATCGCGAACGATCCGAGGGCGGCATGGGACTTGCCGCCCAACCCGGAGGCGTGCATGGACAGGTGGGGGCCGTGCGACTACCGCGATCTTTGCACGCGCGGGCCGACCGAGGCGGCGCTGGCCGAGTTCGATCAGGCGGCGGTCGAGACTTTGGTGGAAGGAGCGGGGCGATGAAGCGGGGCGAGGATTCGGTGCGATTCGTGCGCGCAGGATCGACCGTCTGGATCGCGGTCGAGGGCGGCGTGTGTCAGCAGGTGGTGAGCGAGGACGGGTTCGAGGTTCACGCGCGTGAGGGGGTGGGGGTCTGGTTGCCGGTGTCCGCGATGCGCGCGGCGCTGGTCAACGGCGACACGCGCCGGCTGTTGCGCGGGTTGAAGGGCGGGGCGGTGAAGCGGGCGCACGGGGAAGACGCCTAGCCATGGAAGCTGTGCTTGCCGTTGTTGGACTATTCATTGGGTTGGGCCTCGGGCTGTACTTGGCGCGGGTGCAAGCGTGCGCGAGCATGACGACCGCCTACAACACGTGCAAAGGACGGCGCGATCAACGGTGCGACGGCGGCAACTGCACCAGGCATTGTGTGGAGCTGTGCAAAGGGCGATGCAGATCGTTACCTGAACGCGCGCTGGACGCGCTGGCCAAATGACGGCGCGCGAACGCTATCACGCGAAGCGTGCGGATCTGGCGGCGGTGGTCGAGCCGCTGGGCTTCGGGGATCGTAGCGACGGCGCGAACGTGCTGTTCGCGCGAAGCCTGGTGCGCGAGGACGTGTTCGTGACAGTAAGCTGGCGCACGGTGCTGGGCGTGATGCTCGCATCGCAGGCCGAACGCGAAGGGATCGAATACACGGTCGAGAATAGGCTGCCGTCGGAACTGGTGCTGGTGCAAGAAGATCGCTGGAAGGTGATGTTGAGCGCGCAGTTGGACGCGGGAACGGTCGTGCAGCCGTTCGGTTTCGAGACGCGTGCGATCGGCGCGGTGCAACCGGCGATCAACCAGTTGATCGAAGCCTCGACCGGCGACGCCGCCTGTCCGCGCTGTGCGGCGCCGTGCGTGGTCAAACGGAAGCACCCGGCCGTCGTGGACGGGGCGTTCGTGGGTGGCGGCGCACCGTTCTACGCGTGCTGTCGCTACCCGAAATGCACCGGGATCGCGCGGGCCGAGA includes the following:
- a CDS encoding PD-(D/E)XK nuclease family protein; protein product: LGSLLHVARMHYYRGQAGLPALDPVEAMRQAPGRIAWVFDRARRIWEGYAKWAPVADRFKVLSVEEEYEIRIGGNLFTARLDLVYQGTDGRVWIDDLKSTGGNVEKHHYEWDHAGQMAMIDVLGRAVLPAVFGVPYGGITITSICTASTFAAARAPLQIAPAWRASVLEAAREGLAAIANDPRAAWDLPPNPEACMDRWGPCDYRDLCTRGPTEAALAEFDQAAVETLVEGAGR